The Vitis riparia cultivar Riparia Gloire de Montpellier isolate 1030 chromosome 3, EGFV_Vit.rip_1.0, whole genome shotgun sequence genome includes a region encoding these proteins:
- the LOC117911303 gene encoding malate dehydrogenase, glyoxysomal, whose product MQPTAEANQRIARLSAHLHPSVRQMEESSVLRRANCRAKGGAPGFKVAILGAAGGIGQPLAMLMKMNPLVSVLHLYDVVNAPGVTADISHMDTGAVVRGFLGQPQLESALTGMDLVIIPAGVPRKPGMTRDDLFNINAGIVRTLCEGIAKCCPNAIVNLISNPVNSTVPIAAEVFKKAGTYDPKRLLGVTMLDVVRANTFVAEVLGLDPREVDVPVVGGHSGVTILPLLSQVKPPCSFTPEETQYLTNRIQNGGTEVVEAKAGAGSATLSMAYAAVKFADACLRGLRGDAGVVECTFVASQVTELPFFATKVRLGRSGAEEIYQLGPLNEYERVGLEKAKKELAGSIAKGISFIRK is encoded by the exons ATGCAGCCCACTGCAGAGGCTAATCAGCGCATTGCAAGGCTCTCAGCTCACCTCCACCCTTCAGTTCGCCAG ATGGAGGAGAGTTCGGTTTTGAGGCGGGCGAATTGCAGAGCGAAAGGTGGAGCTCCAGGATTCAAAGTAGCTATACTGGGTGCTGCAGGAGGCATTGGGCAGCCACTTGCAATGCTGATGAAGATGAATCCACTTGTGTCAGTTCTCCATCTCTATGATGTTGTCAATGCCCCTGGTGTCACTGCTGATATCAGTCATATGGACACTGGTGCTGTG GTGAGGGGCTTCTTAGGGCAACCACAGCTTGAGAGTGCTCTTACAGGCATGGACCTGGTCATTATTCCTGCTGGTGTTCCAAGAAAGCCAGGAATGACAAGGGATGATCTTTTCAACATCAATGCTGGCATTGTCAGGACTCTTTGTGAAGGGATTGCAAAGTGCTGCCCCAATGCGATTGTCAACTTGATCAGTAACCCAGTGAACTCCACAGTTCCTATTGCAGCTGAGGTTTTCAAGAAAGCCGGCACTTATGATCCAAAGCGACTCCTGGGAGTCACAATGCTTGATGTTGTGAGGGCCAACACCTTTGTG GCTGAGGTTTTGGGACTTGATCCTAGGGAAGTTGATGTCCCAGTTGTTGGAGGTCATTCTGGGGTGACAATTTTGCCTCTTCTATCACAG GTTAAGCCTCCTTGTTCCTTCACCCCAGAAGAAACTCAGTACCTGACAAATCGCATTCAGAATGGAGGAACAGAAGTTGTTGAG GCAAAAGCTGGGGCTGGCTCTGCAACACTGTCCATG GCATATGCAGCAGTTAAATTTGCAGATGCATGCCTTAGGGGCCTGAGAGGAGATGCTGGGGTTGTGGAATGCACTTTTGTAGCTTCTcag GTGACAGAACTTCCATTCTTTGCAACCAAGGTGCGACTAGGCCGCAGTGGAGCAGAGGAGATCTACCAACTTGGACCTCTGAATGAGTATGAGAG GGTTGGGTTGGAGAAAGCAAAGAAGGAGCTGGCCGGGAGCATTGCAAAGGGAATTTCCTTTATCAGGAAATGA
- the LOC117911368 gene encoding receptor-like protein kinase 7, whose protein sequence is MSARHLYRSPPLLVLLLFIFSMILPSQSDELEILLKFKSALEKSNTSVFDTWTQGNSVRNFTGIVCNSNGFVTEILLAEQQLEGVLPFDSICELKSLEKIDLGANVLYGGIGEGLKNCSQLQYLDLGVNFFTGTVPELSSLSDLKFLNLNSSGFSGSFPWKSLENLTNLEFLSLGDNQFERSPFPLEILKLEKLYWLYLTNSSLEGQVPEGIGNLTQLQNLELSDNYLHGEIPVGIGKLSKLWQLELYDNRFSGKFPEGFGNLTNLVNFDASNNSLEGDLSELRFLTKLASLQLFENQFSGEVPQEFGEFKYLEEFSLYTNNLTGPLPQKLGSWADLSFIDVSENFLTGAIPPDMCKQGKLGALTVLKNKFTGEIPANYANCLPLKRLRVSNNFLSGMVPAGIWSLPNLSLIDFSVNHFHGPVTSDIGNAKSLAQLFLADNEFSGELPEEISKASLLVVIDLSSNKFAGKIPATIGELKALNSLNLQENKFSGPIPESLGSCVSLDDVNLSGNSLSGEIPESLGTLSTLNSLNLSNNQLSGEIPSSLSSLRLSLLDLTNNKLSGRVPESLSAYNGSFSGNPDLCSETITHFRSCSSNPGLSGDLRRVISCFVAVAAAMLISAACFIIVKIRSKDHDRLIKSDSWDLKSYRSLSFSESEIINSIKQDNLIGKGASGNVYKVVLGNGTELAVKHMWKSDSGDRRACRSTTAMLGKRNRRPSEYEAEVATLSSVRHMNVVKLYCSITSDDSDLLVYEYLRNGSLWDRLHTCQKMEMDWDVRYDIAVGAGRGLEYLHHGCDRTVIHRDVKSSNILLDVDLKPRIADFGLAKMLHGAAGGDTTHVIAGTYGYIAPEYAYTCKVTEKSDVYSFGVVLMELVTGKRPIEPEFGENKDIVYWVYNNMKSREDAVGLVDSTISEAFKEDAVKVLQISIHCTAKIPVLRPSMRMVVQMLEDFKPCKLTNIVVSKGGEGGAPNESLGPIP, encoded by the exons ATGTCGGCACGCCACCTTTACCGGTCACCGCCTCTGCTCGTTCTTCTCCTTTTCATCTTCTCCATGATTCTTCCTTCTCAATCCGACGAGCTCGAAATACTGCTCAAGTTCAAATCAGCACTGGAAAAATCCAACACGAGTGTTTTCGATACATGGACACAGGGCAATTCAGTTCGCAATTTCACTGGAATCGTCTGCAATTCCAATGGGTTTGTTACAGAGATATTGCTTGCTGAGCAACAACTGGAGGGGGTTCTTCCTTTTGATTCCATATGTGAGTTGAAATCGCTTGAAAAGATCGATCTGGGAGCAAATGTTTTGTATGGAGGCATCGGCGAAGGCTTGAAGAATTGCAGTCAGTTGCAGTACTTGGACTTGGGGGTCAATTTTTTTACGGGAACGGTGCCGGAGTTGTCATCTTTGAGTGACCtgaaattcttaaatttaaacaGTAGCGGATTTTCGGGGAGTTTTCCATGGAAATCACTGGAGAATCTCACCAATCTTGAGTTTTTGAGCCTCGGAGACAATCAATTTGAGAGAAGTCCATTTCCTCTGGAGATTCTGAAGCTCGAGAAATTGTATTGGCTTTATCTTACAAACAGCAGCTTAGAAGGACAAGTTCCAGAAGGAATTGGAAATTTGACACAGCTTCAAAATCTCGAACTCTCGGATAATTACCTGCATGGGGAAATTCCGGTGGGAATCGGAAAACTTTCCAAGCTTTGGCAGCTCGAGCTATATGACAACAGGTTTTCTGGAAAGTTCCCGGAAGGATTCGGAAACCTTACGAACCTTGTGAATTTCGATGCTTCGAATAATAGTCTGGAAGGTGATCTCTCGGAGCTGAGATTCTTGACTAAGCTCGCTTCCCTTCAACTATTCGAAAATCAATTCTCAGGAGAGGTTCCTCAGGAGTTTGGGGAGTTCAAATACCTTGAAGAATTCTCGCTGTACACCAACAATCTCACCGGTCCGCTTCCGCAAAAGCTTGGTTCATGGGCGGACCTCTCCTTCATTGATGTTTCAGAGAATTTTCTCACCGGCGCTATACCGCCAGACATGTGCAAGCAGGGGAAGTTGGGTGCACTCACCGTgctcaaaaataaattcaccGGTGAAATTCCAGCAAACTATGCAAACTGTTTGCCGTTGAAGCGGTTACGAGTTAGCAACAATTTTCTTTCGGGCATGGTGCCTGCCGGAATATGGAGTTTGCCCAATCTCAGTCTAATTGATTTTAGTGTGAATCATTTCCATGGCCCGGTGACCTCCGACATTGGGAATGCCAAGTCTCTAGCACAATTGTTCTTGGCTGACAATGAATTTTCTGGTGAATTGCCCGAGGAAATCTCGAAAGCTTCATTGTTAGTGGTTATTGATCTGAGTTCGAACAAGTTTGCGGGAAAAATTCCAGCGACAATCGGAGAATTGAAAGCATTAAACAGTCTTAATCTGCAAGAAAACAAGTTCTCCGGCCCCATTCCAGAGTCCCTAGGCTCGTGTGTTTCCTTAGACGATGTCAACCTCTCCGGTAATTCTCTTTCCGGTGAAATCCCTGAGAGTCTCGGAACTTTATCCACTCTAAACTCCTTAAACCTATCCAACAACCAACTTTCCGGCGAAATTCCCTCGAGCCTGTCATCGCTTAGATTGAGTCTTCTTGATCTAACAAACAATAAGTTGAGCGGCCGCGTACCGGAATCTTTGTCAGCGTATAACGGGAGCTTCTCCGGAAATCCTGATCTGTGCAGTGAGACCATCACGCATTTCCGATCATGCTCGTCGAATCCGGGCTTGTCCGGTGATCTCAGGAGAGTCATCTCCTGCTTCGTCGCCGTAGCAGCCGCCATGCTCATCTCCGCCGCATGCTTCATCATCGTTAAAATAAGATCCAAAGATCACGACCGTCTGATCAAATCAGATTCTTGGGATCTGAAATCATACCGTTCGCTGTCCTTCTCCGAATCAGAAATCATCAACTCAATCAAACAAGACAACCTCATCGGCAAAGGCGCATCCGGAAACGTGTACAAGGTTGTCCTCGGGAACGGCACCGAGCTCGCCGTGAAACACATGTGGAAATCAGACTCCGGAGACAGGAGAGCATGCCGGAGCACGACGGCGATGTTGGGGAAACGTAATAGACGGCCTTCAGAGTACGAGGCGGAGGTGGCGACGCTGAGCTCGGTGAGGCACATGAACGTGGTGAAACTGTACTGTAGCATCACGAGCGACGACTCGGATCTGCTGGTTTACGAGTACCTGAGGAACGGGAGCTTGTGGGACCGGTTGCACACGTGTCAGAAGATGGAGATGGATTGGGACGTGAGATACGACATTGCGGTGGGGGCCGGCAGAGGATTAGAGTATCTGCACCATGGATGTGATCGGACGGTCATACATCGCGATGTCAAGTCTAGTAATATTCTATTGGACGTTGATCTGAAGCCTAGGATTGCTGATTTTGGGCTGGCGAAGATGCTGCACGGAGCTGCAGGTGGGGACACGACGCATGTGATTGCTGGCACCTATGGGTACATAGCTCCCG AGTATGCATACACATGCAAGGTAACGGAGAAGAGCGATGTGTACAGCTTTGGGGTGGTGTTAATGGAGTTGGTGACAGGCAAAAGACCAATCGAACCAGAATTCGGGGAGAATAAGGACATAGTGTATTGGGTATACAACAACATGAAGAGTAGAGAAGATGCAGTTGGTCTGGTGGACTCCACCATCTCAGAGGCCTTCAAGGAAGATGCCGTCAAGGTGTTGCAAATTTCAATTCATTGCACCGCAAAGATTCCGGTATTGAGGCCTTCCATGAGAATGGTGGTTCAAATGTTGGAAGACTTTAAGCCTTGTAAGCTTACAAACATTGTAGTTAGCAAGGGTGGTGAAGGTGGTGCTCCAAATGAGAGTTTAGGTCCCATCCCTTGA
- the LOC117911302 gene encoding uncharacterized protein LOC117911302: MAPQTLIFFLLSLMVFSSSTKALISSQDFNPPSPKAFSDLKDAIVKGLGFQSEDLKVSGFDLRDALMGHSVAYEFNVEIDNKVLPIKLLEDVNRWEYVDLPIFRVDQDNENGLVPRKSEKRLPVLAPFQLAGPMELWIQDAKDMRISLPHDVDAGELKKVILADGAVVTVKGARSVSLRHPIDLPLPFNRSNNGFASGILALAERLRHAARTLGEPLLSLRIVGPTSLTSPSPSASSSSSNRLKLKRLAPGLVELSLPSKASTIETLPAVDLQEEATALLTPVQFTTMWPLAFINGSNSNLLGFEALLASLLGPKASKEGSFRLLKADISAQTFVKIGFGVEKKLKEGDGFNLEGLPEWRTKPKAVTMHFEVLAKVEGNKVVPERIVPVNPVVGEDTVAPNVLSGNATMSKIPIVHVPSDPFTL, translated from the exons ATGGCTCCCCAAACCCTAATTTTCTTTCTGCTCTCTCTCATGGTTTTTTCATCCTCAACCAAGGCCTTGATTTCGTCTCAAGATTTCAATCCCCCCTCCCCCAAAGCCTTTTCT GATTTGAAGGACGCGATTGTGAAGGGGCTAGGGTTTCAGTCGGAGGATTTGAAGGTATCGGGGTTCGATCTAAGAGACGCGTTGATGGGGCATTCGGTGGCGTACGAGTTCAATGTTGAGATTGATAACAAGGTTCTTCCGATTAAGCTTCTTGAGGATGTGAACCGCTGGGAGTACGTGGATTTGCCGATATTTCGTGTGGATCAGGACAACGAAAATGGCTTGGTCCCGAGGAAATCGGAGAAAAGATTGCCGGTTTTGGCCCCGTTTCAGTTGGCCGGACCCATGGAGCTCTGGATTCAAGATGCCAAGGATATGCGGATTTCGCTGCCG CATGATGTGGATGCCGGTGAGCTAAAGAAAGTAATATTAGCGGACGGTGCTGTGGTAACTGTCAAGGGTGCTAGATCTGTTAGCCTCCGCCACCCAATTGATCTCCCACTTCCTTTCAACAGAAGCAATAATGGTTTTGCCTCGGGTATCCTAGCTCTGGCTGAACGTCTTCGCCATGCTGCTCGTACTCTAGGGGAGCCACTCCTTTCTCTCCGCATTGTTGGCCCAACCTCCCTCACATCTCCCTCCCCATCAGCATCATCATCTTCCAGTAACAGGCTCAAACTTAAACGCCTGGCACCTGGCCTCGTGGAACTATCACTACCCTCAAAAGCCAGTACCATTGAAACCCTCCCAGCAGTTGATCTCCAAGAAGAAGCCACTGCCCTTCTGACTCCAGTTCAGTTCACTACAATGTGGCCTCTAGCTTTCATCAACGGCTCCAACTCTAATTTGCTTGGTTTTGAGGCTCTTCTCGCATCTTTGCTGGGTCCAAAGGCATCCAAGGAAGGCTCCTTCAGGCTGCTGAAGGCAGACATCTCAGCTCAGACATTTGTGAAGATTGGCTTTGGGGTGGAGAAGAAGTTGAAAGAAGGAGATGGGTTCAATCTGGAGGGCTTGCCTGAGTGGAGGACAAAGCCCAAGGCAGTTACGATGCACTTTGAGGTGCTTGCTAAGGTTGAGGGCAATAAAGTTGTACCAGAGAGGATTGTTCCAGTTAACCCTGTTGTTGGGGAGGATACTGTGGCGCCCAATGTGCTCTCTGGCAATGCGACCATGTCCAAGATCCCTATCGTTCATGTTCCCTCTGACCCTTTCACCTTGTGA
- the LOC117911489 gene encoding transcription factor bHLH18-like, whose amino-acid sequence MEISPLRGLSEVGMEDPTFIHPWQTNFLEELTVLPMEAAFGEHLYQAFSHHQSFNLKPSMEINSHGGLDRPLKLLKPNSWNPSNTNDINMPHPLVPSSPNVFSFVNSNYTNQVPVVKPKEEAVSSKSSATFPSDGLVSQGLFENQNYVFKSSQGAKRITTTTARHSQTQDHIIAERKRREKLSQRFIALSAIVPGLKKMDKASVLGDAIKYLKQLQERVKTLEEQTRKKTTESVVFVKKSQVFLDGDNSSSDENFSGSPLDEPLPEIEARFSDKSVLIRIHCEKRKGVVEKLVAEVEGLHLTVINSSVMTFGNSALDVTIIAEMEEEFSMTVKDLVKKLHAGLK is encoded by the exons ATGGAGATCTCACCTCTGAGAGGATTATCTGAAGTG GGAATGGAGGATCCGACTTTTATTCATCCATGGCAGACGAACTTTCTTGAGGAGCTCACTGTACTGCCAATGGAAGCTGCATTTGGAGAGCATCTGTATCAGGCTTTCAGTCATCACCAGTCCTTCAACCTCAAGCCTTCAATGGAGATCAATTCCCATGGTGGTTTGGATAGGCCTCTGAAACTACTCAAACCCAATAGCTGGAACCCCTCCAATACTAATGATATAAATATGCCACACCCACTTGTTCCTTCTTCTCCCAATGTTTTCTCCTTTGTCAATTCCAACTACACGAATCAAGTACCTGTTGTGAAGCCGAAGGAGGAGGCAGTGTCTTCCAAAAGCAGTGCTACTTTCCCTTCTGATGGTTTGGTCTCTCAAGGCTTGTTTGAGAACCAAAACTATGTGTTTAAATCCAGCCAAGGAGCTAAAAGAATCACCACCACCACTGCTAGGCATTCTCAGACTCAAGATCATATAATAGCAGAAAGGAAGCGTCGAGAGAAGCTCAGTCAGCGCTTCATAGCTTTATCAGCCATTGTTCCTGGCCTAAAGAAG ATGGACAAGGCTTCTGTTCTTGGCGATGCTATCAAGTACTTGAAACAACTGCAGGAGCGAGTTAAGACACTGGAGGAGCAGACAAGGAAGAAAACAACGGAATCCGTGGTCTTTGTGAAGAAATCCCAAGTCTTTCTTGATGGAGATAACTCTTCCTCTGACGAGAATTTCTCCGGCAGCCCCTTAGACGAGCCACTACCAGAAATTGAAGCGAGGTTCTCAGACAAAAGTGTCCTTATCCGAATCCACtgtgagaaaaggaaaggagTTGTGGAGAAACTAGTAGCTGAAGTTGAGGGCCTCCATCTCACAGTCATCAATAGCAGTGTCATGACATTTGGGAACTCAGCTCTGGATGTCACCATTATCGCTGAG ATGGAAGAGGAATTCAGCATGACAGTGAAGGACCTTGTGAAGAAACTACATGCAGGGCTCAAATAG